One region of Turicibacter bilis genomic DNA includes:
- the hemL gene encoding glutamate-1-semialdehyde 2,1-aminomutase — protein sequence MINEKSEQIYKEAVEYIPGGVNSPVRAFKSVGLSPIFVDHAHGSKIYDVDGNEYIDYICSWGPLMLGHSPKELSEGIEEVIKKGTSYGVPTQIEVDMAKIIVEAYPAIDQVRMVNSGTEATMSALRVARGYTGRNKILKFEGCYHGHSDSLLVQSGSGTITYGVPTSPGVPDDVVKHTLVCKYNDLDAVREIFKEEGNEIAAVIVETISGNMGLVKGKQEFIELLREVCTEYGAVLIFDEVITGFRLSYNSSPAYFGVNPDMVCFGKIIGAGLPVGAYGGKKEIMSVVSPIGPVYQAGTLSGNPLAMYMGKKNLEILRDNPQIYTELERKAKKLEDGINTNLEKLDLDYTVTRAGSLVCLFFAKGPIENYDDAKKCDIEKFNKYFAQLLKRGILIGPSQYEAMFLSNAHTDEDIEKTIAANYEALKVAHNL from the coding sequence ATGATAAATGAAAAGTCAGAACAAATTTACAAAGAAGCGGTTGAGTATATTCCGGGCGGTGTTAATAGCCCCGTTCGAGCATTTAAATCAGTAGGTTTAAGTCCTATTTTCGTTGATCATGCACATGGAAGTAAGATTTATGATGTAGATGGTAATGAATATATTGATTATATCTGTTCATGGGGGCCTCTGATGTTAGGCCATTCTCCAAAAGAATTAAGTGAGGGAATAGAAGAGGTTATCAAAAAGGGAACAAGCTATGGAGTTCCTACTCAAATAGAAGTTGATATGGCAAAAATAATTGTTGAGGCTTATCCGGCCATTGATCAAGTTCGTATGGTTAACTCTGGGACAGAAGCAACTATGAGTGCATTACGAGTGGCAAGAGGATATACTGGAAGAAACAAAATATTAAAGTTTGAAGGATGCTATCATGGTCATTCCGATTCTCTACTAGTCCAATCAGGTTCAGGAACGATTACTTATGGGGTTCCAACAAGTCCAGGTGTACCAGATGATGTTGTTAAACATACATTAGTTTGTAAGTATAATGACTTAGATGCCGTAAGAGAAATTTTTAAAGAAGAAGGGAATGAGATTGCGGCAGTCATCGTGGAAACTATCTCTGGAAATATGGGATTAGTTAAAGGTAAACAAGAATTTATTGAATTACTACGAGAAGTATGTACTGAGTATGGGGCAGTTTTAATATTTGATGAAGTTATTACTGGATTTAGATTAAGTTATAATAGTTCTCCAGCCTATTTTGGTGTTAATCCAGATATGGTTTGCTTTGGGAAAATTATAGGTGCTGGTCTTCCTGTTGGAGCATACGGTGGAAAAAAAGAAATCATGAGTGTCGTTTCTCCTATTGGGCCTGTTTATCAAGCAGGAACTCTATCTGGGAATCCATTAGCGATGTATATGGGGAAAAAGAATTTAGAAATCTTAAGAGATAATCCTCAAATATATACTGAATTAGAGAGAAAAGCTAAAAAATTAGAGGATGGAATAAATACTAATTTAGAAAAATTAGATTTAGATTATACTGTGACTAGAGCAGGTTCTCTAGTATGCTTATTCTTTGCTAAAGGTCCTATTGAGAACTATGATGATGCAAAAAAATGTGATATAGAAAAGTTTAATAAGTATTTTGCCCAGCTACTAAAGCGAGGGATTTTAATTGGTCCTAGTCAATATGAAGCAATGTTCTTATCGAATGCTCATACTGACGAAGATATTGAAAAAACAATCGCAGCTAATTATGAAGCATTAAAAGTTGCACATAATTTATAA
- a CDS encoding sirohydrochlorin cobaltochelatase, with protein sequence MNKAVLVVSFGTSYKETRDKTIRACEKKIHDCLSDYDFYHAYTSDKIIEKIKIKDGIHIDTPKQSLENLYKKGYQEVIVQSLHILCGEEYQELSEVVRQYKSKFQKIVLGKPLLVDHENYDEVVEAIEDQLPDLKENEALVFMGHGTMTQSNEQYSKIESMIIGHGINAYVATLEGDLKLEQVIENLHCQNIRRVHLMPLMLVAGYHAVKDMTGDKKDSWKNVLEREGFEVEVHLQGLGENIKIQEIFVKRALKCLESLNIIN encoded by the coding sequence ATGAACAAAGCAGTACTCGTCGTAAGTTTTGGAACAAGTTATAAAGAAACACGAGATAAAACCATTAGAGCATGTGAAAAGAAAATACATGACTGTTTAAGTGATTATGATTTTTATCATGCTTATACTTCAGATAAGATCATTGAAAAGATAAAAATCAAGGATGGAATCCATATCGATACCCCAAAGCAATCTTTAGAAAATTTATATAAAAAGGGGTACCAAGAGGTAATTGTTCAATCACTTCATATTCTTTGTGGGGAGGAGTATCAGGAGTTAAGCGAAGTGGTCAGACAATATAAATCTAAATTCCAGAAGATTGTTTTAGGGAAGCCTTTACTAGTAGATCATGAAAATTATGATGAGGTTGTAGAGGCGATTGAGGATCAGCTACCTGATTTGAAAGAAAATGAAGCGTTAGTATTTATGGGACACGGTACGATGACTCAATCAAATGAACAGTATTCAAAAATAGAGTCTATGATAATAGGTCATGGAATCAATGCTTATGTAGCAACGTTAGAAGGGGACTTAAAGTTAGAACAGGTGATTGAGAATTTGCATTGTCAGAATATAAGAAGAGTTCATTTAATGCCACTTATGTTAGTTGCGGGCTATCATGCGGTCAAGGATATGACTGGTGATAAAAAAGATTCTTGGAAGAATGTATTGGAAAGAGAAGGATTTGAGGTTGAAGTTCATCTTCAAGGATTAGGAGAAAATATTAAGATACAAGAGATATTTGTGAAGCGTGCGCTGAAATGTCTGGAATCATTAAATATTATCAATTAG
- the hemC gene encoding hydroxymethylbilane synthase has product MKVVVGTRGSKLALTQTNWVIDQLKERNPQVEFEVKIIKTKGDLIQHLSLDKIGDKGLFVKEIEQQLLDKEIDIAVHSMKDMPSTLPAGLRFAGTPEREDPRDVLILKEGYKNIDDLPRGAKIGTGSKRRKYQLLKYRPDLEIVPIRGNIDTRIQKIKDENLDGIVLAAAGMIRAGMTEQISYYFPVDLMVPAPAQGALAIEIRENDLEIESLVNSIKDEVTQVRVAAERGFLIGVNGSCHVPMGAYCEIVGDQLKLTGLYGNEEGSKLVIKTLEGSIESPIDLGVELAQLVLKEYENYEG; this is encoded by the coding sequence ATGAAAGTAGTTGTTGGAACAAGAGGAAGTAAGTTGGCTCTTACACAAACAAATTGGGTCATTGATCAATTAAAAGAGCGAAACCCACAGGTTGAATTTGAAGTAAAGATTATTAAAACGAAAGGTGATTTAATTCAACATTTATCTTTAGATAAAATTGGCGATAAAGGATTATTTGTTAAAGAAATTGAGCAACAACTTTTAGATAAAGAAATCGATATTGCGGTACATAGTATGAAGGATATGCCTTCCACTTTACCTGCGGGGTTGAGATTTGCTGGAACGCCTGAAAGAGAAGATCCACGTGATGTTTTAATTTTAAAAGAGGGTTACAAGAATATTGATGATTTGCCACGAGGTGCTAAAATTGGGACAGGTAGTAAGCGACGAAAGTATCAATTATTAAAGTATCGACCAGATTTAGAGATTGTTCCAATTCGAGGGAATATTGATACACGTATTCAAAAGATTAAAGATGAAAATTTAGATGGAATCGTCCTTGCAGCAGCAGGGATGATTCGAGCAGGAATGACTGAACAAATCAGTTACTATTTCCCTGTTGATTTAATGGTTCCAGCCCCTGCACAAGGAGCACTAGCCATTGAGATTCGTGAGAATGATTTAGAAATTGAGAGTTTAGTTAATAGTATTAAAGATGAAGTGACACAAGTTCGAGTAGCTGCTGAACGAGGTTTTTTAATTGGTGTTAATGGAAGTTGCCATGTTCCTATGGGAGCTTATTGTGAGATTGTTGGTGATCAGTTGAAATTAACAGGGTTGTATGGAAATGAAGAGGGAAGTAAATTGGTTATTAAAACATTAGAAGGAAGTATAGAATCTCCGATTGATCTTGGAGTTGAGTTAGCCCAATTAGTCTTAAAGGAGTATGAGAATTATGAAGGGTAA
- the cobA gene encoding uroporphyrinogen-III C-methyltransferase, with translation MKGKVYLVGAGPGDYKLLTLKGLDCIREADVIVYDRLANVNYLKEAKSNCEFIYVGKASSQHTLPQEEINRIIADKAKEGKIVTRLKGGDPYVFGRGGEEGEVLKAEGIDFEVVPGITSAIGGLCYAGIPITHRDHASSFHVVTGHLRADDKENPEINWNALANTGGTLVFLMGVANLKKISENLIKEGKPKDTPVALISWATRPNQRVIISTLDEVHETAVREKVKPPTLIVVGSVVNLRETLNFFENKPLFGKNIMITRSRTQSSSLVEKIMDLGGNPIEIPTIKIEKIENNVALEQEIRELKDYTYLVLTSKNAVDIFFDKLDEMELDARALAHVKVCAIGAATAREIKARGIRADVIPKRFVAEELYEALKEQLTSEDKILIPRAKNARDFLVEKLREICEVKEVHTYESVIDLSKKDEILEILNQERVDYITFASSSTVKNFVEIIGEENLDKIKNSKVISIGPVTSKTARDLNVDVYKEAEKATIEKIVEAIVVE, from the coding sequence ATGAAGGGTAAAGTATACCTTGTAGGGGCAGGTCCTGGTGATTATAAATTATTAACGTTAAAAGGGTTAGACTGTATCAGGGAAGCAGATGTTATTGTTTATGATCGATTAGCTAATGTTAATTATTTAAAAGAGGCAAAATCAAACTGTGAGTTTATTTATGTTGGGAAGGCATCAAGTCAGCATACACTTCCCCAAGAAGAGATTAATCGCATCATTGCCGATAAAGCGAAGGAAGGAAAGATTGTCACACGCCTTAAAGGGGGAGATCCTTATGTATTTGGTCGAGGTGGAGAAGAAGGTGAAGTTTTAAAAGCTGAAGGTATCGATTTTGAAGTGGTTCCGGGAATTACGTCTGCGATTGGTGGGCTTTGCTATGCTGGAATTCCAATTACCCACCGAGACCATGCGTCATCTTTTCATGTCGTTACTGGTCATTTAAGAGCGGATGATAAAGAAAATCCTGAAATTAATTGGAATGCTTTAGCGAATACGGGAGGGACGCTTGTATTTTTAATGGGAGTGGCTAATTTGAAAAAGATTAGTGAGAACCTCATTAAAGAAGGGAAGCCGAAAGATACGCCAGTGGCTTTAATTAGTTGGGCGACGCGACCAAATCAAAGAGTGATTATTTCAACGCTTGATGAGGTTCATGAAACAGCGGTAAGAGAAAAGGTAAAGCCACCGACATTAATTGTGGTGGGATCGGTTGTGAATTTACGAGAGACGTTGAATTTCTTTGAGAATAAGCCGTTGTTTGGGAAAAATATCATGATAACAAGAAGTCGTACACAAAGTAGTTCATTAGTTGAGAAGATTATGGATTTAGGCGGGAACCCAATTGAGATTCCAACGATTAAGATTGAAAAGATTGAAAATAATGTGGCATTAGAGCAAGAAATCCGTGAATTAAAGGATTATACGTATTTAGTGTTAACGAGTAAGAATGCGGTTGATATTTTCTTTGATAAATTAGATGAGATGGAGTTGGATGCAAGAGCCCTTGCTCATGTAAAGGTTTGTGCGATTGGAGCGGCAACAGCAAGAGAGATTAAAGCAAGAGGAATTAGAGCGGATGTTATACCGAAGCGTTTTGTTGCAGAAGAGTTATATGAAGCATTAAAAGAACAGCTAACGTCTGAAGATAAAATTTTAATTCCAAGAGCGAAGAATGCTCGTGATTTCTTAGTGGAAAAATTAAGAGAAATTTGTGAAGTTAAAGAAGTTCATACGTATGAGAGTGTGATTGATCTCAGTAAGAAGGATGAAATCTTAGAGATTTTAAATCAAGAACGTGTGGATTATATTACATTTGCAAGTTCTTCAACGGTGAAAAATTTTGTAGAGATTATTGGAGAAGAAAATTTAGATAAAATTAAAAATTCTAAGGTGATTTCGATTGGTCCTGTCACATCAAAAACAGCGAGAGATTTGAATGTTGATGTATATAAGGAAGCAGAAAAGGCAACAATTGAGAAGATTGTGGAAGCCATTGTAGTTGAGTAA
- the hemB gene encoding porphobilinogen synthase, with protein sequence MLRRPRRLRANKAIRNLVRETKLNVEDFIYPLFIVEGEGIKREISSLPDVYHFSVDRLEDEIKELRELGLEHVILFGIPHDHEKDECGSEGFNENGVIQRAVRRIKEVDPEMNVITDVCMCEYTSHGHCGILNEQGYVKNDVTLDYLTKIAISHAKAGADMVAPSDMMDGRIKALRDGLDEAGFENIGIMSYSVKYASTFYGPFREAANSAPAFGDRKTYQMDPANSNEALIEAELDVLEGADILMVKPALSYLDVIRRVKDHFDLPLAAYNVSGEYAMLKSAVKNGILAEGAIYESVMSIKRAGADIIITYFAKDLAKMLKEMK encoded by the coding sequence ATGTTAAGAAGACCACGACGCTTAAGAGCAAATAAGGCAATTAGAAATTTAGTGAGAGAAACGAAGTTAAATGTAGAAGATTTTATTTACCCACTATTTATTGTTGAAGGTGAAGGAATTAAACGAGAAATTTCATCACTACCTGATGTGTATCATTTTTCAGTTGATAGGTTAGAAGATGAGATTAAGGAGTTAAGAGAATTAGGTCTTGAGCACGTCATCTTATTTGGGATTCCTCATGATCATGAAAAAGATGAGTGTGGGAGTGAAGGGTTTAATGAGAATGGTGTGATTCAACGTGCCGTTCGCCGTATTAAAGAAGTGGATCCAGAGATGAATGTGATTACGGATGTTTGCATGTGTGAGTATACGAGTCATGGCCATTGTGGAATTTTAAATGAACAAGGTTATGTCAAAAATGATGTGACTTTAGACTATCTAACTAAAATTGCGATTAGTCATGCGAAAGCAGGGGCTGATATGGTGGCACCTTCAGATATGATGGATGGTCGAATTAAGGCACTTCGTGATGGATTAGATGAGGCGGGATTTGAAAATATCGGAATTATGTCATATAGTGTAAAATATGCATCAACGTTCTATGGACCATTCCGAGAAGCGGCAAATTCAGCACCAGCGTTTGGGGATCGTAAAACGTATCAAATGGACCCTGCTAATTCGAATGAAGCTTTAATAGAAGCAGAGTTAGATGTCTTAGAAGGGGCAGACATTTTAATGGTCAAACCAGCTCTTTCTTATTTAGACGTCATTAGACGTGTGAAAGATCATTTTGATTTACCATTGGCAGCGTATAATGTGAGTGGTGAATATGCGATGCTAAAATCAGCAGTGAAAAACGGGATTTTAGCTGAAGGGGCGATTTATGAATCAGTGATGTCAATCAAGCGCGCCGGAGCAGATATTATCATTACTTATTTTGCAAAAGATTTAGCGAAGATGTTAAAAGAGATGAAATAA
- a CDS encoding precorrin-2 dehydrogenase/sirohydrochlorin ferrochelatase family protein: MLYPINLELNHVEIVVIGGGEVAYRKCKNFSEFNKSVKVVAPSFIELFYELENVELIWDSYKEEYIQHAQMVVAATDNQVINQAIGEYCHLHQKLVNVVDSVSLSNYTVPSYVKRGDLLLSVSTGGKSPSLSKKIRMELEKKYDDSYEEYVHLLGVVRQQIIEQYEDVKVRRRLIQELIKLDLDALKEEGRKYMSEGE; encoded by the coding sequence ATGCTTTATCCAATTAATTTAGAGTTGAATCATGTTGAAATTGTGGTGATTGGTGGAGGAGAAGTAGCCTATCGAAAGTGTAAAAACTTTAGCGAGTTTAATAAATCGGTTAAGGTTGTGGCACCATCATTTATTGAATTATTTTATGAACTAGAAAATGTGGAATTAATCTGGGATAGTTATAAAGAAGAATATATTCAACATGCTCAGATGGTAGTGGCAGCAACGGATAATCAAGTGATTAATCAAGCTATTGGGGAGTATTGTCATCTCCATCAAAAACTTGTGAATGTAGTTGATAGTGTTAGTCTTTCTAACTACACAGTACCATCATATGTGAAAAGAGGCGATTTACTTTTAAGTGTCTCAACCGGCGGTAAAAGTCCATCATTGTCAAAAAAGATTCGGATGGAGTTGGAAAAAAAATATGATGATAGTTATGAGGAATATGTGCATCTGTTAGGTGTGGTGAGGCAACAGATTATTGAGCAGTATGAGGATGTGAAGGTCAGACGAAGGTTGATTCAAGAACTGATTAAACTCGATTTAGATGCACTTAAAGAAGAAGGTAGAAAGTATATGTCAGAGGGGGAATAG
- a CDS encoding transporter substrate-binding domain-containing protein: MKKMLMVLMLMLVGVVGCGQQGISIEDIEKEGTLLVGLSGDYPPFEFYKMIDGKETLVGFDVMLAEKIAEELGVEVEFKNMDFNSLIGALQSGQVDMVISGMSPNETRLKQVDFSDFYYTGENAVLVREDDVAKYQTESDLKDIKIGTQLGSIQTPIAESFTSSVKELATTQSIVLELSNGNVDAVILGKDIADRYAEEFDNVVVSDVTISSEEAMAVALPKGSDELTAKVNEVIAKLKADGTLGEMLEEAMKIANE; the protein is encoded by the coding sequence ATGAAAAAGATGTTAATGGTTTTAATGCTAATGTTAGTGGGCGTTGTTGGTTGTGGTCAACAGGGAATCTCAATTGAAGATATCGAAAAAGAGGGAACGTTATTAGTTGGATTATCAGGAGATTATCCTCCATTTGAGTTCTACAAAATGATTGATGGAAAAGAGACATTAGTTGGTTTTGATGTGATGTTAGCTGAAAAAATTGCAGAGGAATTAGGGGTAGAAGTAGAATTTAAAAACATGGATTTTAACTCGTTAATTGGTGCTTTACAGTCAGGGCAAGTGGATATGGTGATTTCAGGAATGTCTCCAAATGAAACACGTCTTAAACAAGTTGATTTTTCAGATTTCTATTACACTGGTGAGAATGCAGTATTAGTTAGAGAAGATGATGTAGCTAAGTATCAAACAGAATCTGATTTAAAAGATATTAAAATTGGAACTCAGTTAGGAAGTATTCAAACCCCAATTGCAGAGTCATTTACATCAAGTGTCAAAGAATTAGCTACGACTCAATCAATTGTCTTAGAGTTAAGTAATGGAAATGTAGATGCTGTTATTCTAGGAAAAGATATTGCAGATCGTTACGCTGAAGAGTTTGATAATGTTGTTGTTTCAGATGTCACAATTTCTTCAGAAGAGGCAATGGCTGTTGCTCTTCCGAAAGGATCAGATGAGTTAACAGCAAAAGTCAATGAAGTCATTGCGAAGTTAAAAGCAGATGGGACACTTGGAGAAATGTTAGAAGAAGCAATGAAAATTGCGAATGAATAA
- a CDS encoding amino acid ABC transporter permease, whose protein sequence is MFDFIIDYYPMFLKGTGVTILLALLTVLFGTLIGVLVSITRFNNKGFFGKILNKLADVYIAFFRGTPLMIQLFIFWFGIPQLFHIRLKPVGPIPAEFIIGAIALAINSGAYVAEIFRAGIQAVDKGQMEAGRSLGLSEKQTLKHIILPQAIKNILPALGNEFVVIIKESAIVSVIGLADLMYNADKVTAATYNAFGVYIVAAFIYFILTSVCSKLVSVFERRLDQDA, encoded by the coding sequence ATGTTTGATTTTATTATTGATTATTATCCTATGTTTTTAAAAGGAACAGGAGTCACTATTTTATTAGCCTTATTAACAGTGCTTTTTGGAACATTGATAGGAGTGTTAGTTTCCATTACAAGATTTAATAATAAAGGATTTTTTGGGAAAATCTTAAATAAGTTAGCTGATGTTTATATTGCCTTTTTCCGTGGAACACCGTTAATGATTCAGTTATTTATTTTCTGGTTTGGAATTCCTCAGTTGTTCCATATTAGGCTAAAACCTGTGGGACCAATTCCAGCAGAGTTTATTATTGGAGCTATTGCATTAGCCATTAACTCAGGGGCATATGTGGCAGAAATTTTCAGAGCTGGAATTCAAGCCGTTGATAAAGGACAAATGGAAGCAGGACGATCACTTGGATTAAGTGAGAAACAGACGTTAAAGCACATCATTTTACCACAAGCGATTAAAAATATTTTGCCGGCGCTTGGAAATGAGTTTGTTGTCATTATTAAAGAGTCAGCAATTGTTTCAGTGATTGGGTTGGCAGATTTAATGTATAATGCGGATAAGGTGACGGCAGCAACTTATAATGCATTTGGGGTTTATATTGTAGCTGCATTCATTTATTTCATTTTAACATCAGTATGCTCAAAGCTAGTATCAGTATTTGAAAGGAGATTAGACCAAGATGCTTAA
- a CDS encoding amino acid ABC transporter ATP-binding protein yields MLKINQLSKYFHGKQVLHSIDLEIKEGEIVTIIGPSGSGKSTLLRCMNLLEVPEAGEVLFEGTNLLDPKTNLNEIREHIGMVFQNFNLFPNKTVGENITLALKLLKKMDDQSAKEIAFNLLTRVGLADKIDVYPSKLSGGQKQRVAIARSLALNPKLMLFDEPTSALDPEMVKEVLDVMKELGEGGMTMVIVTHEMGFARQVATRAIFIDQGQVLEDTTPEQLFTAPKHERTKEFLAKVL; encoded by the coding sequence ATGCTTAAGATTAATCAATTATCAAAATATTTCCACGGAAAACAAGTTTTGCATTCGATTGATTTAGAAATTAAAGAAGGGGAAATTGTAACGATTATTGGACCATCTGGATCGGGAAAATCGACTTTATTACGTTGTATGAATTTGTTAGAAGTTCCAGAAGCGGGAGAGGTTTTGTTTGAAGGAACTAATTTGTTAGACCCCAAAACGAATTTAAATGAAATTCGTGAGCATATCGGGATGGTGTTCCAAAATTTTAACCTATTTCCGAATAAAACGGTTGGTGAAAATATTACGTTAGCTTTAAAACTTCTGAAGAAAATGGATGATCAATCAGCTAAGGAAATTGCGTTTAATTTATTAACACGTGTAGGCTTAGCCGATAAAATAGATGTGTATCCATCGAAGTTATCAGGGGGACAAAAGCAACGTGTGGCCATCGCTCGTTCACTAGCATTAAATCCAAAGTTAATGTTATTTGATGAACCAACTTCGGCATTAGATCCTGAGATGGTGAAAGAAGTTTTAGATGTGATGAAGGAGTTAGGAGAAGGTGGCATGACGATGGTCATTGTGACGCATGAGATGGGATTTGCTCGTCAAGTGGCGACACGTGCAATCTTTATTGATCAAGGACAAGTGCTTGAAGATACGACGCCTGAACAGTTATTTACTGCTCCAAAACATGAACGTACAAAAGAGTTTTTAGCGAAAGTTTTATAA
- a CDS encoding phosphotransferase enzyme family protein, which translates to MELNQLKEILACYFLSDCQIHQGASGMNNLTRFIEHEGKKYVLRVYQNHSDENLVQVEQEILKRIKGVPVPVLVPTMRGDYLVRLYDKIAVLFEYQEGVDLKLERLDQYKNYGEMIGKLSRALGKLEVDKEGYSPYYELDEAYPNHQICEFCQHPYEEFESLHEELKVVERVYEDLMNLSERFKTLPQQLIHGDINSSNLLMDEAGMISRILDFEFVTKDLRAMEIAICLSEILSEGQDEVWPRLEAFIEGLKQSLQLTKEETEVLPSLILLRRLDVVMHFIVRYRRNISSEIVGKGEFLSKQIVKLVEQSSWIEENGNRLIELLSNCE; encoded by the coding sequence ATGGAATTAAATCAATTAAAAGAGATTTTAGCTTGTTATTTTCTAAGTGACTGTCAGATTCATCAGGGTGCATCGGGTATGAATAATTTGACTCGATTCATTGAACATGAAGGAAAAAAATATGTGTTACGTGTGTATCAAAATCATAGTGATGAAAACTTGGTTCAAGTCGAGCAAGAGATTTTAAAAAGGATTAAAGGAGTCCCAGTTCCTGTTTTAGTGCCGACAATGAGAGGGGATTATTTAGTACGCTTGTATGATAAGATTGCGGTACTATTTGAGTATCAGGAGGGGGTTGATTTAAAATTAGAGAGGCTGGATCAATACAAAAATTATGGTGAAATGATTGGAAAGCTAAGTCGCGCGTTAGGAAAGTTAGAGGTTGATAAAGAGGGCTATTCACCGTATTATGAGTTAGATGAGGCATATCCTAACCATCAAATCTGTGAGTTTTGTCAACATCCATACGAAGAGTTTGAATCATTACATGAGGAGTTAAAAGTGGTTGAGAGAGTTTATGAGGACTTAATGAACTTAAGTGAGAGATTTAAGACGTTACCTCAACAACTTATTCATGGGGATATTAACTCGTCAAATTTGTTGATGGATGAAGCGGGAATGATTTCACGCATTTTAGATTTTGAATTTGTGACGAAAGATTTACGAGCGATGGAGATTGCGATTTGTTTGTCTGAGATTTTATCTGAAGGTCAGGATGAAGTTTGGCCGAGGTTAGAAGCGTTTATCGAAGGATTAAAACAATCATTGCAATTAACGAAGGAAGAGACTGAGGTTTTACCGTCATTAATTTTACTTCGTCGACTAGATGTTGTCATGCATTTTATCGTACGTTATCGACGTAATATTTCCTCGGAAATTGTAGGAAAAGGTGAATTTTTAAGTAAGCAGATTGTAAAACTTGTTGAGCAATCGAGTTGGATTGAAGAAAATGGGAATCGCTTAATTGAATTATTAAGTAATTGTGAATGA
- a CDS encoding response regulator transcription factor, whose protein sequence is MLKILIIDDEQVVRVYLQSIVNWEQYDCQVVTTCGNGIEALEVMAQQPIDLILTDLEMPKMNGLQLIEEIRSRGYQTKVIVLSDHSDYDLIREAMKLGALDYYVKNNVKEADIISMIQLVSEEVKKQLLQKDALEEEKRLKIDNFKIERKTFLTTVLTGDVYYNELELSQYVKMYHLFEPRLSLYQLRFQQPIELRQFLYVDAIIAAEFQKYDHDVVHLTQEKILVALYERTIVEEQVLMDHWLRIVKNIKTYLRAELQASKQLLIDSTEKLISCTKLFQNDVPSDVSSVIAAEQLSHYRPEIQSILNYIHEHYDERITLQDLSAFACLNEAYLSRLFKMETKKTINSYINELRIYKAKELLKSPNIMVKEVAQLVGIKDQLYFNRVFKKFCGENPTDYQDRVKKLVSK, encoded by the coding sequence TTGTTAAAGATCTTAATTATCGATGATGAACAAGTTGTTCGTGTCTATTTACAGAGTATTGTGAACTGGGAACAGTATGATTGTCAGGTTGTAACAACGTGTGGAAATGGAATAGAAGCCTTAGAGGTCATGGCACAGCAACCAATTGATTTAATATTAACGGATTTAGAAATGCCTAAAATGAATGGTTTGCAGTTAATTGAAGAAATCAGAAGTCGAGGATATCAGACGAAAGTGATTGTGTTAAGCGATCATAGTGATTATGATTTGATTCGTGAAGCAATGAAGCTTGGTGCGCTAGATTACTATGTGAAAAACAATGTAAAAGAAGCAGACATTATCTCAATGATTCAGCTCGTTTCAGAAGAAGTGAAAAAGCAATTATTACAAAAGGATGCACTTGAGGAGGAAAAGCGACTTAAAATAGACAATTTTAAAATTGAACGTAAGACTTTTTTAACAACGGTTTTAACAGGGGATGTTTATTATAATGAGTTAGAGTTATCTCAATATGTGAAGATGTATCATCTCTTTGAGCCTCGCTTAAGTTTGTATCAATTAAGATTTCAACAACCCATTGAATTAAGACAGTTTTTATATGTTGATGCCATTATCGCAGCGGAGTTTCAAAAGTATGATCATGATGTTGTTCATCTAACTCAGGAGAAGATTTTAGTGGCTTTATATGAACGAACGATTGTTGAAGAGCAAGTGTTAATGGATCATTGGCTCAGGATTGTTAAAAATATTAAAACTTATTTAAGGGCAGAGTTACAGGCATCTAAGCAATTATTGATTGATTCAACAGAGAAGTTAATTTCATGTACGAAGTTATTTCAAAATGATGTTCCAAGTGATGTGTCGTCTGTTATTGCTGCTGAACAGTTATCACATTATCGGCCAGAGATTCAATCTATTTTAAATTATATTCATGAGCATTATGATGAGCGCATTACGCTTCAAGATCTATCAGCGTTTGCCTGTTTAAATGAGGCATATTTAAGTCGACTATTTAAAATGGAGACAAAGAAAACAATTAATAGTTATATTAATGAATTAAGGATTTATAAGGCGAAAGAGTTATTAAAAAGTCCAAATATTATGGTCAAAGAAGTTGCTCAATTAGTAGGGATCAAAGATCAACTGTATTTCAATCGCGTCTTTAAAAAGTTTTGTGGAGAGAATCCAACTGATTATCAGGATCGTGTGAAAAAATTAGTTTCTAAATGA